The following are from one region of the Salinirussus salinus genome:
- a CDS encoding DNA-directed RNA polymerase subunit H produces MVDVSQHELVPDHTVLDEGALEDVLEEYNIKKTDLPKIKRADPALPDGAEVGDVVRIERNSRTTDTAVVYRLVVE; encoded by the coding sequence ATGGTAGATGTAAGCCAACACGAACTCGTACCGGACCACACCGTCCTCGACGAGGGAGCGCTCGAGGACGTGCTCGAGGAGTACAACATCAAAAAGACGGACCTGCCGAAGATCAAGCGCGCCGACCCCGCCCTGCCGGACGGGGCCGAGGTCGGCGACGTCGTCCGCATCGAACGAAACTCACGGACCACGGACACGGCCGTGGTCTACCGACTGGTGGTGGAATAA
- a CDS encoding APC family permease, whose product MPELRRELGLLEAVVYGVGLILGAGIYAILGEATGVTGDSIVVSFLLAALIASLTGLSYAELASLFPSAEGDYIYVREAFDRDIVSDVTALGRLFMGVISSAAVALAFSGYLSAFVDVPAVPVAVLLVLVMTVVNFWGIELSTKINILFTAIEVAGLVIIIWIASGSWGNAEILHAPNGAVGVVHAGFLIFFAYLGFGSVVNLSEETEDATVTIPRAIILSIGITTVLYVLVGLSAVALVDWRVLGRSASPLAEVARVGWGPLGSTVLGAIALFSTTNTVLILQISTSRLFYGVSKSEYNVFPAVFSRVHPSRQTPHYAVVVIGLATLPFIFLGDIGVVAGLANLMLLVVFVLVNAALLKLRYSRPELERGFRTPLNVGQVSVTAVAGLLSSLGLIAFYILSW is encoded by the coding sequence ATGCCGGAGTTACGTCGCGAACTCGGACTCCTCGAAGCCGTCGTCTACGGCGTCGGCCTGATCCTCGGCGCCGGGATCTACGCGATCCTCGGCGAGGCGACCGGCGTGACCGGCGACTCGATCGTGGTCTCGTTTCTGCTGGCCGCCCTGATCGCGTCACTGACGGGCCTGAGCTACGCCGAACTCGCCTCGCTCTTTCCCAGCGCGGAGGGTGATTACATCTACGTTCGCGAGGCGTTCGACCGGGACATCGTCTCAGACGTGACAGCCCTCGGCCGGCTGTTCATGGGCGTCATCTCGTCCGCGGCGGTTGCGCTGGCCTTCTCGGGCTATCTCTCCGCCTTCGTCGACGTGCCGGCGGTCCCGGTCGCCGTTCTCCTCGTCCTCGTCATGACCGTCGTCAACTTCTGGGGGATCGAACTGTCCACCAAGATCAACATCCTCTTCACCGCCATCGAAGTCGCCGGACTGGTGATAATCATCTGGATCGCGAGTGGGTCCTGGGGTAACGCCGAGATCCTCCACGCCCCGAACGGCGCAGTTGGCGTCGTCCACGCGGGGTTTCTGATCTTCTTCGCCTACCTCGGCTTCGGGTCGGTCGTCAACCTCTCGGAAGAAACCGAGGACGCGACCGTGACGATCCCGCGTGCGATCATCCTCTCGATCGGTATTACGACGGTCCTGTACGTTCTGGTCGGGTTATCGGCGGTCGCGCTGGTCGACTGGCGCGTTCTGGGCCGTTCGGCGTCGCCGCTGGCAGAGGTCGCCCGGGTCGGCTGGGGGCCACTCGGGTCGACAGTTCTCGGCGCGATCGCCCTCTTCTCGACGACGAACACCGTGCTCATCCTCCAGATTTCGACTTCGCGCCTGTTCTACGGCGTGTCGAAATCGGAGTACAACGTCTTCCCGGCGGTTTTCTCTCGCGTTCACCCGTCCCGTCAGACGCCCCACTACGCAGTGGTGGTTATCGGCCTCGCCACGCTCCCCTTCATTTTTCTCGGAGATATCGGGGTCGTCGCCGGACTGGCCAACCTCATGCTGCTGGTCGTCTTCGTGCTCGTGAACGCCGCGCTGTTGAAACTCCGGTATTCGCGGCCGGAGCTGGAACGGGGGTTTCGAACGCCCCTCAACGTCGGTCAGGTGTCGGTCACGGCGGTTGCCGGACTTCTCTCCTCTCTCGGACTGATCGCGTTCTACATCCTCTCGTGGTAG
- a CDS encoding sodium:calcium antiporter: MLLEALLFLGGLAALAAGADRAVTSAGDLALYYGVSPFFIGVTLISIGTSIPEMVTSVYAAYYGAGDLVVGNIVGSETAQITLAIAVVAFIAPFVTQRRHVLVYGSAMILAMVIMLLTLDDGVIGRSEGFLMMLAYLQFIYTLYTNKGGEEITEEVIEEPRTPRETYPWIVGGLLLVVVGGQVMVTNGVAIARLVGVPEFLVGLLTGLGTTLPEVVVAGIAAYEGRGGISVGAILGSNITDPVFSLGIGALFFDVVVEDISALRPSLTYMLLVSILVLGLFYWRQGIDRKAAVVCLLLYIPTFFLL, encoded by the coding sequence ATGCTACTGGAGGCGCTGTTGTTTTTGGGCGGCCTGGCAGCCCTCGCTGCCGGGGCTGACCGTGCAGTCACCAGCGCAGGTGACCTGGCGCTCTACTACGGCGTCTCGCCGTTTTTCATCGGCGTCACGCTCATCTCCATCGGAACCTCGATCCCGGAGATGGTCACCTCGGTCTACGCCGCTTACTACGGTGCCGGTGACCTCGTGGTGGGGAACATCGTCGGCTCGGAGACCGCACAGATCACACTCGCCATTGCCGTCGTCGCGTTCATCGCCCCCTTCGTCACCCAGCGACGCCATGTCCTCGTCTACGGGAGCGCGATGATCCTCGCGATGGTCATCATGCTGTTAACCCTCGACGACGGGGTCATCGGCCGCTCGGAGGGGTTTCTGATGATGCTGGCTTACCTCCAGTTCATCTACACGCTGTACACGAACAAGGGTGGCGAGGAGATCACCGAGGAGGTTATCGAGGAACCCCGGACGCCACGCGAGACGTACCCCTGGATCGTCGGAGGCCTTCTGCTGGTCGTCGTTGGCGGGCAAGTGATGGTCACGAACGGCGTCGCTATTGCTCGCCTGGTCGGTGTCCCCGAGTTCCTCGTCGGCCTGCTGACCGGTCTGGGGACGACTCTCCCGGAGGTCGTCGTCGCGGGCATCGCCGCCTACGAAGGTCGGGGCGGTATCTCCGTCGGCGCGATCCTCGGGAGCAACATCACCGACCCCGTGTTCTCGCTTGGGATCGGTGCCCTCTTTTTCGACGTGGTCGTCGAGGATATCTCCGCGCTGCGGCCATCGTTGACCTACATGCTCCTCGTCTCCATTCTGGTGTTGGGGCTGTTCTACTGGCGACAGGGCATCGACCGGAAGGCAGCCGTCGTCTGCCTGCTGTTGTATATTCCGACGTTTTTCTTGCTGTAG
- a CDS encoding redoxin domain-containing protein yields MPSTGETAPTFTATYRGSNHETFALADHLGDGPVVLAFFPGAFTPPCSNEMVALQERLGEFEDAGATLFRVSTDSSFSLGAFAEEYGLEFDLVSDMDGDAIAAYDLSLDLPDLGLYGAANRAVYVLDEDGTVTYSWVADDPTNEPDYKALLEAVRAV; encoded by the coding sequence ATGCCTTCGACAGGCGAGACCGCGCCGACGTTCACCGCCACGTACAGAGGGAGCAACCACGAGACGTTCGCCCTCGCTGACCACCTCGGCGACGGACCGGTCGTGCTGGCCTTCTTCCCCGGGGCCTTTACCCCGCCGTGTTCGAACGAAATGGTCGCGCTCCAGGAACGCCTCGGCGAGTTCGAGGACGCGGGAGCGACCCTCTTCAGGGTCAGCACCGACTCGTCGTTCTCCCTGGGCGCCTTTGCCGAGGAGTACGGCCTCGAGTTCGACCTCGTCAGCGACATGGACGGTGACGCCATCGCGGCCTACGACCTCTCGCTCGACCTCCCCGACCTGGGGCTGTACGGTGCCGCCAACCGGGCCGTCTACGTCCTCGACGAGGACGGTACCGTCACCTACAGCTGGGTGGCCGACGACCCGACGAACGAACCCGACTACAAGGCCCTCCTTGAGGCCGTCCGGGCGGTGTAG
- a CDS encoding sodium:calcium antiporter, with protein sequence MALGGLLPNTPVVDVVVVVVATGFVWLGSGWLEESAEHLAAYYGLPAVVQGSVVVAVGSSTPELASVVFTALAGIFDMGVGAVVGSAIFNILVIPALSGLAARGDLDTNRTLVYKEAQFYMIAVAALVLTFALAVIYVPPPGGPALTGRITRPLAVLPLFLYGLYLFIQWQDVSDHDAEDVTGVAVGREWAKLAAGLLVILVAVEQLVGSVESLGTTFGVPEFLAGVTLVAAATSLPDTLVSVRSARADKGVTSLGNVLGSNTFDLLVVIPVGVLLVGTVTVDFAVAVPMFGVLTLATVILFAFLRTDLAVTTAEAYALLAVYGVFLAWVVAETLGVTGLIRGG encoded by the coding sequence ATGGCACTCGGTGGGCTCCTCCCGAACACGCCGGTCGTCGACGTCGTCGTTGTCGTCGTCGCGACCGGGTTCGTCTGGCTCGGGAGCGGCTGGCTCGAGGAATCCGCCGAGCACCTCGCGGCGTACTACGGGCTACCGGCCGTCGTCCAGGGGTCGGTCGTCGTCGCCGTCGGGTCGAGCACCCCCGAACTCGCGAGCGTCGTCTTCACCGCCCTCGCCGGCATCTTCGACATGGGCGTCGGCGCGGTCGTCGGCTCCGCGATCTTCAACATCCTCGTGATCCCGGCACTCTCCGGGCTCGCCGCTAGGGGCGACCTGGACACGAACCGGACGCTCGTCTACAAGGAGGCACAGTTCTACATGATCGCCGTCGCCGCGCTCGTGTTGACCTTCGCGCTCGCGGTCATCTACGTCCCGCCTCCCGGCGGCCCCGCGCTCACCGGCCGGATCACGCGCCCGCTCGCCGTGCTCCCGCTGTTTCTGTACGGACTGTATCTGTTCATCCAGTGGCAGGACGTCAGCGACCACGACGCCGAGGACGTCACGGGGGTGGCCGTCGGCCGCGAGTGGGCGAAACTCGCCGCCGGCCTGCTCGTCATCCTCGTGGCCGTCGAGCAGCTCGTCGGGAGCGTCGAGTCGCTCGGAACGACCTTCGGGGTCCCGGAATTCCTGGCCGGCGTCACCCTCGTCGCGGCGGCGACGAGCCTCCCGGACACGCTGGTGAGCGTTCGGTCGGCCAGAGCCGACAAGGGGGTCACGAGCCTCGGCAACGTCCTCGGCTCGAACACCTTCGACCTCCTGGTGGTCATCCCGGTCGGGGTGCTCCTCGTCGGGACCGTGACTGTCGACTTCGCGGTTGCCGTCCCGATGTTCGGCGTGCTCACCCTGGCAACCGTGATTCTCTTCGCCTTCCTCCGGACGGACTTGGCGGTCACCACCGCGGAGGCGTACGCGCTGCTCGCGGTGTACGGCGTCTTCCTCGCGTGGGTCGTCGCCGAGACGCTCGGCGTCACCGGACTCATCAGGGGCGGGTGA
- a CDS encoding helix-turn-helix domain-containing protein, translated as MRYLCVRLEFSPETRHPMHDFLVTHPEMDREELWTWRFVGERPAMLFRVVGPAGPYRERIRDVETVADCTLTPADDDSVWAFVHAEPTSEEWDWILAFARESVVVVPPVVYTDAGSAVFEVLGDPDDLRALLADLPEGIDTTVERVGGYDPRRNPGAALTERQREVVATAVGLGYYDVPREATLEEVADELDIAGSTVSTHLRKAEAAVMGTVVSTRR; from the coding sequence ATGCGGTATCTGTGCGTCAGGCTCGAGTTCTCCCCGGAGACGCGCCATCCCATGCACGACTTCCTCGTGACGCACCCGGAGATGGACCGCGAGGAGCTCTGGACCTGGCGCTTCGTCGGCGAGCGGCCGGCGATGCTGTTCCGCGTCGTCGGGCCCGCCGGGCCTTACCGCGAGCGGATACGGGACGTCGAGACGGTCGCTGACTGCACGCTGACGCCGGCGGACGACGACTCCGTCTGGGCGTTCGTGCACGCAGAGCCGACCAGCGAGGAGTGGGACTGGATCCTCGCGTTCGCCCGCGAGTCGGTCGTCGTCGTGCCGCCGGTCGTCTACACCGACGCCGGGAGCGCGGTCTTCGAGGTGCTCGGTGACCCCGACGACCTCCGCGCGCTGCTCGCCGACCTCCCCGAGGGCATCGACACGACCGTGGAACGCGTCGGCGGGTACGACCCGCGGCGGAATCCGGGAGCGGCGCTGACCGAACGCCAACGGGAGGTCGTTGCGACCGCCGTCGGCCTCGGGTACTACGACGTTCCCCGGGAGGCGACCCTGGAGGAGGTGGCCGACGAACTCGACATCGCGGGGTCGACGGTCTCCACACACCTCCGGAAGGCCGAAGCGGCCGTGATGGGCACCGTCGTCTCCACCCGACGGTGA
- a CDS encoding cytochrome P450 — protein MSQQTQHDRQREPPLPPKRTGLPLVGSAVRFARDPYAFYESVADNGDVVRFSMGSYDMVAVLHPDGVEQVLVEEFERFRKPDDAGGVDVLSDGLLLTDGERWQAQRSRLQPMFYRERIETYAETMGSYAAAAADEWAAEGSVALSEATSTYTLRVLGKTLFGVNTDDHREAVRAGAEAIRERSSRNPVSLDLPDWLPTPGNRRYRRGVTRLEGVVDDLLDERRDSPDGDDLLSLLLAATDGEGEGTGPTESEIRSQLMTFLFAGHETSATALTWALYELGRKPEVARRLREEVDDVVTGPHATLADIPDLAYTEQVLRETLRRYPPAAAVFREADEDVTVGGYRVPEDSYVVLPQFHVHTDDRWWDEPLQFDPSRWDGIDEPPGDRPEYAYFPFGGGPRHCIGMRFARMELKLALATVARRCRVTHDHDDVAVDVGSTVAPGETVRATIERRE, from the coding sequence ATGAGCCAGCAGACCCAGCACGACCGGCAGCGCGAGCCACCCCTTCCCCCGAAGCGGACCGGTCTCCCGCTGGTCGGGAGCGCGGTACGGTTCGCGCGCGACCCGTACGCCTTCTACGAGAGCGTCGCGGACAACGGCGACGTGGTTCGGTTCTCGATGGGGAGCTACGACATGGTGGCCGTTCTCCACCCCGACGGGGTCGAGCAGGTCCTGGTCGAGGAGTTCGAGCGGTTCCGGAAACCCGACGACGCGGGCGGGGTCGACGTCCTCTCGGACGGATTGCTGCTGACCGACGGCGAGCGGTGGCAGGCACAGCGGTCGCGGCTGCAGCCGATGTTCTACCGCGAGCGGATCGAGACCTACGCCGAGACGATGGGCAGCTACGCGGCCGCCGCGGCAGACGAGTGGGCTGCCGAGGGAAGCGTCGCTCTCTCGGAGGCGACCTCGACGTACACGCTGCGGGTACTCGGGAAGACGCTGTTCGGCGTCAACACCGACGACCACCGGGAGGCCGTCCGGGCCGGCGCCGAGGCGATCCGCGAGCGCAGCAGCCGGAATCCGGTCTCACTGGACCTCCCCGACTGGCTCCCCACGCCCGGAAACCGGCGGTACCGGCGCGGCGTCACCCGGCTCGAAGGCGTCGTCGACGACCTCCTCGACGAGCGCCGCGACAGCCCGGACGGCGATGACCTCCTGTCGCTGCTGCTCGCGGCGACGGACGGCGAGGGGGAGGGGACCGGCCCGACCGAGAGCGAGATCCGCAGCCAGCTGATGACCTTCCTGTTCGCCGGCCACGAGACCAGCGCCACCGCGCTGACGTGGGCGCTGTACGAACTCGGGCGCAAACCGGAGGTCGCCCGGCGGCTCCGCGAGGAGGTCGACGACGTGGTGACGGGGCCACACGCGACGCTCGCCGATATCCCCGACCTGGCGTACACGGAGCAGGTCCTCAGGGAGACGCTGCGGCGGTACCCGCCGGCGGCTGCGGTCTTCCGGGAGGCCGACGAGGACGTGACCGTCGGCGGCTACCGGGTCCCCGAGGACAGCTACGTCGTCCTCCCGCAGTTTCACGTCCATACCGACGACCGCTGGTGGGACGAGCCGCTGCAGTTCGACCCGTCCCGGTGGGACGGTATCGACGAGCCGCCGGGCGACCGGCCGGAGTACGCCTACTTCCCCTTCGGCGGCGGGCCCCGTCACTGCATCGGGATGCGGTTCGCGCGCATGGAACTGAAGCTCGCGCTCGCGACGGTCGCACGGCGGTGCCGGGTGACACACGACCACGACGACGTCGCCGTCGACGTCGGGTCGACGGTCGCTCCCGGGGAGACGGTCCGTGCGACCATCGAGCGCCGGGAGTAA
- a CDS encoding aminotransferase class V-fold PLP-dependent enzyme, which produces MDPGSLRADIPALADCIYLNTGASSPSPRRVVDAATGFLEGQQFDAPCGEGVYGMATDARESAREAVANHLGAAPGEIALTDSTVDGINHVATGIDWEPDDVVVRTDLEHPAGELPWARMRDLHGVEVRELSTDRGRLDLDELKAAVADARLLCLSSLSWNYGTKLPVAEAVDIAHDAGAQVLVDAVQSPGQMPVDVTEWGADFVAGSGHKWLLGPWGAGFLYVDGAALETLHPRRIGYFGADTVEVDGEVGGAAAGYEFNPDASRFELGTDAMAPHVGLEAGIETIEAVGLDTVQSRIAELTDRLKEGLGDRLLSPRDYESGLVTFAAENPDAVVDRLDEAGVRIRSIPDPHACRVSVHVFNTAGDIDALLDAL; this is translated from the coding sequence ATGGACCCCGGATCGCTCCGTGCCGACATCCCGGCGCTCGCGGACTGTATCTATCTCAACACCGGCGCGAGCAGCCCGAGCCCCCGGCGAGTCGTCGATGCCGCCACCGGCTTCCTGGAAGGCCAGCAGTTCGACGCCCCCTGTGGCGAGGGGGTCTACGGGATGGCCACGGACGCCCGCGAGAGCGCCCGCGAGGCAGTCGCGAACCACCTCGGCGCCGCTCCGGGCGAGATAGCACTCACCGACAGCACCGTCGACGGGATCAACCACGTCGCCACCGGCATCGACTGGGAGCCCGACGACGTCGTGGTGCGGACCGACCTCGAACACCCCGCGGGCGAACTCCCGTGGGCGCGGATGCGGGACCTCCACGGCGTCGAGGTCCGGGAACTGTCGACCGACCGCGGCCGGCTCGACCTCGACGAGCTGAAGGCTGCGGTCGCGGACGCCCGGCTGCTCTGTCTCAGCTCGCTGTCCTGGAACTACGGGACGAAGCTGCCGGTCGCCGAGGCCGTCGACATCGCCCACGACGCCGGCGCGCAGGTGCTCGTCGACGCCGTCCAGTCCCCCGGACAGATGCCGGTCGACGTGACCGAGTGGGGCGCCGACTTCGTCGCCGGCTCCGGGCACAAGTGGCTGCTCGGCCCCTGGGGTGCGGGCTTTCTCTACGTCGACGGCGCCGCGCTGGAGACCCTCCACCCCCGCCGGATCGGCTACTTCGGCGCCGATACCGTCGAGGTCGACGGGGAAGTCGGCGGCGCGGCCGCGGGCTACGAGTTCAACCCCGACGCCAGCCGGTTCGAACTCGGAACCGACGCCATGGCGCCCCACGTCGGGCTGGAGGCCGGCATCGAGACCATCGAAGCCGTGGGACTGGACACCGTCCAGTCCCGCATCGCCGAGCTGACCGACCGGCTGAAGGAGGGGCTGGGCGACCGGCTGCTGAGCCCCCGCGACTACGAGTCCGGACTGGTCACCTTCGCGGCCGAGAACCCCGACGCCGTCGTCGACCGCCTCGACGAGGCCGGCGTCAGGATCCGCTCCATCCCCGACCCCCACGCCTGCCGGGTGTCGGTCCACGTCTTCAACACCGCCGGGGACATCGACGCGCTCCTCGACGCGCTGTAG
- a CDS encoding fluoride efflux transporter FluC, which produces MNPALLVGLGGVVGALARHLLGERVDARQGDTLAVNVLGSFLLGALVAAPVDAPLLQFLGTGFCGAFTTFSSFAFETVRLAETGEPGRALGNAAVNLAGALLAVGLGALLVSVV; this is translated from the coding sequence GTGAACCCGGCACTGCTCGTCGGCCTCGGCGGCGTGGTCGGGGCGCTGGCCCGCCACCTCCTCGGCGAGCGGGTCGACGCCCGCCAGGGAGACACCCTGGCGGTCAACGTCCTCGGGAGCTTCCTGCTCGGGGCCCTCGTCGCCGCACCCGTCGACGCCCCGCTGCTGCAGTTTCTCGGGACGGGCTTTTGCGGGGCCTTCACGACCTTCTCCTCGTTTGCCTTCGAGACCGTCCGGCTGGCCGAAACCGGCGAGCCCGGCCGCGCGCTCGGCAACGCGGCCGTCAATCTCGCGGGCGCGCTGCTGGCTGTCGGCCTCGGGGCACTGCTCGTGAGTGTGGTCTGA
- a CDS encoding fluoride efflux transporter FluC: MTGTGRLARLRPLALVGAGGFAGAVLRYGLAVWLPSSFPVGTLAANVLGTFLLGVLLYEARLANLLSPETRLVVGTGFCSSFTTYSAFALETSRLAPAMAATNVGLNYGLGFGAVLLGQVVARWVS, from the coding sequence ATGACCGGGACAGGCCGGCTCGCGCGCCTGCGGCCGCTGGCGCTTGTCGGCGCCGGCGGGTTCGCCGGAGCCGTCCTGCGGTACGGGCTGGCTGTCTGGCTCCCCTCGTCGTTTCCCGTCGGGACCCTCGCCGCGAACGTCCTCGGGACCTTCCTGCTGGGCGTTCTGCTGTACGAGGCGCGGCTGGCGAACCTGCTCAGCCCGGAGACGCGGCTGGTCGTCGGGACCGGCTTCTGCTCGTCCTTTACAACCTACAGTGCCTTCGCGCTGGAGACCAGCCGGCTCGCGCCCGCGATGGCGGCCACCAACGTCGGGCTGAACTACGGGCTCGGGTTCGGGGCCGTCCTGCTCGGGCAGGTCGTCGCGAGGTGGGTATCGTGA
- a CDS encoding DUF7382 domain-containing protein: MARQDRLWRDERAIEGLPIRLVIALVVGVASLAVMMNTIQGLGALGVSELDVQPSPDVVEPGTQEVNVTVVDSGGDAVANATVVAKSGSARLSGVTTAETGADGTATLTIDPQLGPNRVEGTVELDVKPPSDSYADRRGNTDILVVS; this comes from the coding sequence ATGGCACGACAGGACCGTCTGTGGCGCGACGAGCGCGCCATCGAGGGACTTCCGATCCGGCTGGTCATCGCGCTCGTGGTCGGCGTCGCCAGCCTCGCCGTGATGATGAACACGATCCAGGGGCTCGGCGCACTCGGCGTCAGCGAACTCGACGTCCAGCCTTCGCCGGACGTCGTCGAGCCCGGGACGCAGGAGGTCAACGTCACCGTCGTCGACAGCGGCGGCGACGCGGTGGCCAACGCCACCGTGGTCGCGAAAAGCGGGAGCGCGCGGCTGTCGGGCGTCACGACCGCCGAGACCGGCGCCGACGGGACGGCGACGCTGACGATCGACCCCCAACTGGGCCCCAATCGTGTCGAGGGGACCGTGGAACTGGACGTGAAACCGCCCTCAGACAGCTACGCCGACCGGCGCGGGAACACGGACATCCTGGTGGTGAGTTAG
- a CDS encoding protein-L-isoaspartate O-methyltransferase family protein yields the protein MEPAVLRDDMVDSLQHESKGCVRSEELSVAMRAVPREEFVPDGREAYADRPYERLGTRVLAPSTVGRLLEALDAGADDSVLVVGAGVGYTAAVLAEVADPRSVQAVDITRRLVYEARENLASAGYGAVLVDCQDGAEGLPEYAPYDRILLEAAAVRPPRALLDQLAPGGRLVMPLGAGEQSLAVLDPDGEAERLGGCAFAPMLVEGEQATTVERNRTRREDREFAERAARRRKGWELDWIDWD from the coding sequence ATGGAACCCGCGGTGCTGCGCGACGACATGGTCGACAGCCTCCAACACGAGAGCAAAGGCTGTGTCCGCAGCGAGGAGCTGTCGGTCGCGATGCGGGCAGTTCCCCGGGAGGAGTTCGTCCCCGACGGCCGGGAAGCGTACGCCGACCGCCCCTACGAGCGGCTGGGGACGCGCGTGCTCGCCCCGAGCACGGTCGGGCGGTTGCTCGAGGCGCTCGACGCGGGAGCCGACGATTCGGTACTCGTCGTGGGGGCTGGCGTCGGCTACACCGCCGCCGTCCTCGCGGAGGTGGCCGACCCGCGCAGCGTTCAGGCCGTGGACATCACCCGCAGGCTGGTCTACGAGGCCCGCGAGAATCTCGCCAGCGCCGGCTACGGGGCCGTCCTCGTCGACTGCCAGGACGGCGCCGAGGGCCTCCCGGAGTACGCGCCCTACGACCGGATCCTGCTGGAGGCAGCGGCCGTCCGGCCGCCGCGTGCCCTGCTCGACCAGCTCGCGCCCGGGGGCCGGCTGGTGATGCCGCTGGGCGCCGGCGAGCAGTCGCTGGCGGTCCTCGACCCCGACGGCGAGGCCGAGCGGCTGGGCGGGTGTGCCTTCGCCCCGATGCTCGTCGAGGGCGAGCAGGCCACGACCGTCGAGCGCAACCGCACCCGCCGGGAGGACCGGGAGTTCGCCGAGCGGGCCGCCCGCCGGCGCAAGGGCTGGGAGCTGGACTGGATCGACTGGGACTAA
- a CDS encoding protein-L-isoaspartate(D-aspartate) O-methyltransferase, giving the protein MSGDRRREREALVDRLTDRRDLSAATERAMRAVPRHAFVPADRQAGAYDDTPLPIGEGQTISAPHMVAIMTDLLEAEEGDRVLEVGTGCGYHAAVTAEVVGAGNVYSVEYHDSLARQARETLRKAGYGDVSVRAGDGREGWPAHAPYDRAYFTCAAPDFPEAVVEQVRAGGLVLAPIGERTQTLVRARKREDGGLDRERHGGVRFVPLQ; this is encoded by the coding sequence ATGAGCGGGGACCGCCGGCGGGAGCGGGAGGCGCTGGTCGACCGGCTGACCGACCGCCGGGACCTCTCGGCGGCGACCGAGCGGGCGATGCGGGCCGTCCCACGCCACGCCTTCGTCCCCGCCGACCGGCAGGCGGGAGCCTACGACGACACCCCACTCCCCATCGGCGAGGGTCAGACCATCAGCGCCCCCCACATGGTCGCCATCATGACCGACCTGCTCGAAGCCGAGGAGGGCGACCGCGTCCTCGAGGTGGGAACCGGCTGTGGCTACCACGCGGCGGTCACAGCGGAGGTCGTCGGTGCCGGGAACGTCTATAGCGTCGAGTACCACGACAGCCTCGCCCGCCAGGCCCGCGAGACCCTCCGCAAGGCGGGCTACGGGGACGTATCGGTCCGGGCGGGCGACGGCCGGGAGGGCTGGCCCGCACACGCCCCCTACGACCGCGCCTACTTCACCTGTGCGGCGCCCGACTTCCCGGAAGCGGTGGTCGAGCAGGTCCGGGCCGGCGGGCTCGTGCTCGCGCCGATCGGCGAGCGCACCCAGACGCTCGTCCGCGCCCGCAAGCGCGAGGACGGCGGGCTCGACCGCGAGCGCCACGGCGGCGTCCGCTTCGTCCCGCTGCAGTGA
- a CDS encoding HVO_0476 family zinc finger protein, producing MTETSTSDTAERVGLVCPACSPDVETVHEVLADGGRATVRCTECGHVHKEELPEQRTVEREVVVSQDGDSFSSTVEAPAAETVAVGEEFLLETDEAIMTVRITSVELDEGRAEEAAVEDARTLWTRAVGNVTVDATVHPKEGTHDETRSVSLQVPGDYEFVVGETDDLAGEEFTVEGIHLREDAVGYEFDKLDHDGDSALAKDINRVYARDESTSAWSAW from the coding sequence ATGACAGAAACATCGACCTCCGACACGGCCGAGCGGGTCGGGCTCGTCTGCCCGGCCTGTTCGCCGGACGTCGAGACGGTCCACGAGGTGCTCGCGGATGGCGGACGGGCAACCGTCCGCTGTACCGAGTGTGGCCACGTCCACAAGGAGGAACTGCCGGAGCAACGGACCGTCGAGCGCGAGGTCGTCGTCTCGCAGGATGGCGACTCCTTCTCGTCGACCGTGGAGGCGCCGGCGGCCGAGACCGTCGCCGTCGGCGAGGAGTTCCTGCTGGAGACCGACGAGGCCATCATGACGGTCCGTATCACGAGCGTCGAACTCGACGAGGGCCGGGCCGAGGAGGCGGCCGTCGAGGACGCCCGGACGCTGTGGACGCGGGCGGTGGGAAACGTCACCGTGGACGCCACGGTCCACCCCAAAGAGGGAACGCACGACGAGACCCGGAGCGTCTCGCTGCAGGTGCCGGGGGACTACGAGTTCGTCGTCGGCGAGACCGACGACCTCGCCGGCGAGGAGTTCACCGTCGAGGGGATCCACCTCCGGGAGGACGCCGTCGGCTACGAGTTCGACAAGCTCGACCACGACGGCGACAGCGCGCTCGCGAAGGACATCAACAGGGTGTACGCCCGCGACGAGTCGACCAGCGCCTGGTCGGCGTGGTAG